Proteins encoded in a region of the Oncorhynchus keta strain PuntledgeMale-10-30-2019 chromosome 3, Oket_V2, whole genome shotgun sequence genome:
- the LOC127914297 gene encoding uncharacterized protein LOC127914297 isoform X12: MSGGNRGDRSGSNREDMSGGNRRDRSGGNRGDRSGSNREDMSGGNRRDRSGGNRGDRSGSNREDMSGGNRRDRSGGNRGDRSGSNREDMSGGNREDMSGGNRGDRSGSNREDMSGSNREDMSGVNRRDRSGGNRGDRSGGNRGDRSGSNMSGSNREDRLGSNMEDRSGSNMEGRSGSNMEDMSGSNMEDRSGSNMEDRSGSNMEDMSGSNMEDRSGSNMEDRSGSNMEDRSGSNMEDRSGSNMEDRSGSNMEDRSGSNMEDRSGSNMEDRSGSNMEDRSGSNMEDRSGSNMEDRSGSNMEDRSGSNMEDRSGSNMEDRSGSNMEDRSGSNMEDRSGSNMEDRSGSNMEDMSGSNMEDRSGSNMEDRSGSNMEDRSGSNMEDMSGSNREDMSIQQRE, encoded by the exons ATGTCAGGGGGTAACAGGGGGGACAGGTCAGGGAGTAACAGAGAGGACATGTCagggggtaacaggagggacag gTCAGGGGGTAACAGGGGGGACAGGTCAGGGAGTAACAGAGAGGACATGTCagggggtaacaggagggacaggTCAGGGGGTAACAGGGGGGACAG GTCAGGGAGTAACAGAGAGGACATGTCagggggtaacaggagggacag gTCAGGGGGTAACAGGGGGGACAGGTCAGGGAGTAACAGAGAGGACAT GTCAGGGGGTAACAGGGAGGACATGTCAGGGGGTAACAGGGGGGACAGGTCAGGGAGTAACAGAGAGGACAT GTCAGGGAGTAACAGAGAGGACATGTCAGGGGTTAACAGGAGGGACAGGTCAGGGGGTAACAGGGGGGACAG GTCAGGGGGTAACAGGGGGGACAGGTCAGGGAGTAACA TGTCAGGGAGTAACAGAGAGGACAGGTTAGGGAGTAACATGGAGGACAGATCAGGGAGTAACATGGAGGGCAGGTCAGGGAGTAACATGGAGGACAT gtcagggagtaacatggaggacaggtcagggagtaacatggaggacaggtcaGGGAGTAACATGGAGGACATGTCAGGgagtaacatggaggacaggtcagggagtaacatggaggacaggtcagggagtaacatggaggacaggtcagggagtaacatggaggacaggtcagggagtaacatggaggacaggtcagggagtaacatggaggacaggtcagggagtaacatggaggacaggtcagggagtaacatggaggacaggtcagggagtaacatggaggacag gtcagggagtaacatggaggacaggtcagggagtaacatggaggacaggtcagggagtaacatggaggacaggtcagggagtaacatggaggacag GTCAGGgagtaacatggaggacaggtcagggagtaacatggaggacaggtcagggagtaacatggaggacaggtcagggagtaacatggaggacaggtcaGGGAGTAACATGGAGGACATGTCAGGgagtaacatggaggacaggtcagggagtaacatggaggacaggtcagggagtaacatggaggacag gtcaGGGAGTAACATGGAGGACATGTCAGGGAGTAACAGGGAGGACATGTCAATACAACAGCGTGAATAA
- the LOC127914297 gene encoding uncharacterized protein LOC127914297 isoform X25, whose amino-acid sequence MSGGNRGDRSGSNREDMSGGNRRDRSGGNRGDRSGSNREDMSGGNRRDRSGGNRGDRSGSNREDMSGGNRRDRSGGNRGDRSGSNREDMSGGNREDMSGGNRGDRSGSNREDMSGSNREDMSGVNRRDRSGGNRGDRSGGNRGDRSGSNMSGSNREDRLGSNMEDRSGSNMEGRSGSNMEDMSGSNMEDRSGSNMEDRSGSNMEDRSGSNMEDRSGSNMEDRSGSNMEDRSGSNMEDRSGSNMEDRSGSNMEDRSGSNMEDRSGSNMEDRSGSNMEDMSGSNMEDRSGSNMEDRSGSNMEDRSGSNMEDMSGSNREDMSIQQRE is encoded by the exons ATGTCAGGGGGTAACAGGGGGGACAGGTCAGGGAGTAACAGAGAGGACATGTCagggggtaacaggagggacag gTCAGGGGGTAACAGGGGGGACAGGTCAGGGAGTAACAGAGAGGACATGTCagggggtaacaggagggacaggTCAGGGGGTAACAGGGGGGACAG GTCAGGGAGTAACAGAGAGGACATGTCagggggtaacaggagggacag gTCAGGGGGTAACAGGGGGGACAGGTCAGGGAGTAACAGAGAGGACAT GTCAGGGGGTAACAGGGAGGACATGTCAGGGGGTAACAGGGGGGACAGGTCAGGGAGTAACAGAGAGGACAT GTCAGGGAGTAACAGAGAGGACATGTCAGGGGTTAACAGGAGGGACAGGTCAGGGGGTAACAGGGGGGACAG GTCAGGGGGTAACAGGGGGGACAGGTCAGGGAGTAACA TGTCAGGGAGTAACAGAGAGGACAGGTTAGGGAGTAACATGGAGGACAGATCAGGGAGTAACATGGAGGGCAGGTCAGGGAGTAACATGGAGGACAT gtcagggagtaacatggaggacaggtcagggagtaacatggaggacaggtcagggagtaacatggaggacag gtcagggagtaacatggaggacaggtcagggagtaacatggaggacaggtcagggagtaacatggaggacaggtcagggagtaacatggaggacag GTCAGGgagtaacatggaggacaggtcagggagtaacatggaggacaggtcagggagtaacatggaggacaggtcagggagtaacatggaggacaggtcaGGGAGTAACATGGAGGACATGTCAGGgagtaacatggaggacaggtcagggagtaacatggaggacaggtcagggagtaacatggaggacag gtcaGGGAGTAACATGGAGGACATGTCAGGGAGTAACAGGGAGGACATGTCAATACAACAGCGTGAATAA
- the LOC127914297 gene encoding uncharacterized protein LOC127914297 isoform X17: MSGGNRGDRSGSNREDMSGGNRRDRSGGNRGDRSGSNREDMSGGNRRDRSGGNRGDRSGSNREDMSGGNRRDRSGGNRGDRSGSNREDMSGGNREDMSGGNRGDRSGSNREDMSGSNREDMSGVNRRDRSGGNRGDRSGGNRGDRSGSNMSGSNREDRLGSNMEDRSGSNMEGRSGSNMEDMSGSNMEDRSGSNMEDRSGSNMEDRSGSNMEDRSGSNMEDRSGSNMEDRSGSNMEDRSGSNMEDRSGSNMEDRSGSNMEDRSGSNMEDRSGSNMEDRSGSNMEDRSGSNMEDRSGSNMEDRSGSNMEDRSGSNMEDRSGSNMEDRSGSNMEDMSGSNMEDRSGSNMEDRSGSNMEDRSGSNMEDMSGSNREDMSIQQRE, translated from the exons ATGTCAGGGGGTAACAGGGGGGACAGGTCAGGGAGTAACAGAGAGGACATGTCagggggtaacaggagggacag gTCAGGGGGTAACAGGGGGGACAGGTCAGGGAGTAACAGAGAGGACATGTCagggggtaacaggagggacaggTCAGGGGGTAACAGGGGGGACAG GTCAGGGAGTAACAGAGAGGACATGTCagggggtaacaggagggacag gTCAGGGGGTAACAGGGGGGACAGGTCAGGGAGTAACAGAGAGGACAT GTCAGGGGGTAACAGGGAGGACATGTCAGGGGGTAACAGGGGGGACAGGTCAGGGAGTAACAGAGAGGACAT GTCAGGGAGTAACAGAGAGGACATGTCAGGGGTTAACAGGAGGGACAGGTCAGGGGGTAACAGGGGGGACAG GTCAGGGGGTAACAGGGGGGACAGGTCAGGGAGTAACA TGTCAGGGAGTAACAGAGAGGACAGGTTAGGGAGTAACATGGAGGACAGATCAGGGAGTAACATGGAGGGCAGGTCAGGGAGTAACATGGAGGACAT gtcagggagtaacatggaggacaggtcagggagtaacatggaggacaggtcagggagtaacatggaggacag gtcagggagtaacatggaggacaggtcagggagtaacatggaggacaggtcagggagtaacatggaggacaggtcagggagtaacatggaggacaggtcagggagtaacatggaggacaggtcagggagtaacatggaggacaggtcagggagtaacatggaggacag gtcagggagtaacatggaggacaggtcagggagtaacatggaggacaggtcagggagtaacatggaggacaggtcagggagtaacatggaggacag GTCAGGgagtaacatggaggacaggtcagggagtaacatggaggacaggtcagggagtaacatggaggacaggtcagggagtaacatggaggacaggtcaGGGAGTAACATGGAGGACATGTCAGGgagtaacatggaggacaggtcagggagtaacatggaggacaggtcagggagtaacatggaggacag gtcaGGGAGTAACATGGAGGACATGTCAGGGAGTAACAGGGAGGACATGTCAATACAACAGCGTGAATAA
- the LOC127914297 gene encoding uncharacterized protein LOC127914297 isoform X10: MSGGNRGDRSGSNREDMSGGNRRDRSGGNRGDRSGSNREDMSGGNRRDRSGGNRGDRSGSNREDMSGGNRRDRSGGNRGDRSGSNREDMSGGNREDMSGGNRGDRSGSNREDMSGSNREDMSGVNRRDRSGGNRGDRSGGNRGDRSGSNMSGSNREDRLGSNMEDRSGSNMEGRSGSNMEDRSGSNMEDRSGSNMEDRSGSNMEDRSGSNMEDMSGSNMEDRSGSNMEDRSGSNMEDRSGSNMEDRSGSNMEDRSGSNMEDRSGSNMEDRSGSNMEDRSGSNMEDRSGSNMEDRSGSNMEDRSGSNMEDRSGSNMEDRSGSNMEDRSGSNMEDRSGSNMEDRSGSNMEDRSGSNMEDMSGSNMEDRSGSNMEDRSGSNMEDRSGSNMEDMSGSNREDMSIQQRE, encoded by the exons ATGTCAGGGGGTAACAGGGGGGACAGGTCAGGGAGTAACAGAGAGGACATGTCagggggtaacaggagggacag gTCAGGGGGTAACAGGGGGGACAGGTCAGGGAGTAACAGAGAGGACATGTCagggggtaacaggagggacaggTCAGGGGGTAACAGGGGGGACAG GTCAGGGAGTAACAGAGAGGACATGTCagggggtaacaggagggacag gTCAGGGGGTAACAGGGGGGACAGGTCAGGGAGTAACAGAGAGGACAT GTCAGGGGGTAACAGGGAGGACATGTCAGGGGGTAACAGGGGGGACAGGTCAGGGAGTAACAGAGAGGACAT GTCAGGGAGTAACAGAGAGGACATGTCAGGGGTTAACAGGAGGGACAGGTCAGGGGGTAACAGGGGGGACAG GTCAGGGGGTAACAGGGGGGACAGGTCAGGGAGTAACA TGTCAGGGAGTAACAGAGAGGACAGGTTAGGGAGTAACATGGAGGACAGATCAGGGAGTAACATGGAGGGCAG gtcagggagtaacatggaggacaggtcagggagtaacatggaggacaggtcagggagtaacatggaggacaggtcagggagtaacatggaggacaggtcaGGGAGTAACATGGAGGACATGTCAGGgagtaacatggaggacaggtcagggagtaacatggaggacaggtcagggagtaacatggaggacaggtcagggagtaacatggaggacaggtcagggagtaacatggaggacaggtcagggagtaacatggaggacaggtcagggagtaacatggaggacaggtcagggagtaacatggaggacaggtcagggagtaacatggaggacag gtcagggagtaacatggaggacaggtcagggagtaacatggaggacaggtcagggagtaacatggaggacaggtcagggagtaacatggaggacag GTCAGGgagtaacatggaggacaggtcagggagtaacatggaggacaggtcagggagtaacatggaggacaggtcagggagtaacatggaggacaggtcaGGGAGTAACATGGAGGACATGTCAGGgagtaacatggaggacaggtcagggagtaacatggaggacaggtcagggagtaacatggaggacag gtcaGGGAGTAACATGGAGGACATGTCAGGGAGTAACAGGGAGGACATGTCAATACAACAGCGTGAATAA
- the LOC127914297 gene encoding uncharacterized protein LOC127914297 isoform X2 — protein sequence MSGGNRGDRSGSNREDMSGGNRRDRSGGNRGDRSGSNREDMSGGNRRDRSGGNRGDRSGSNREDMSGGNRRDRSGGNRGDRSGSNREDMSGGNREDMSGGNRGDRSGSNREDMSGSNREDMSGVNRRDRSGGNRGDRSGGNRGDRSGSNMSGSNREDRLGSNMEDRSGSNMEGRSGSNMEDRSGSNMEDRSGSNMEDRSGSNMEDRSGSNMEDRSGSNMEDRSGSNMEDMSGSNMEDRSGSNMEDRSGSNMEDRSGSNMEDRSGSNMEDRSGSNMEDRSGSNMEDRSGSNMEDRSGSNMEDRSGSNMEDRSGSNMEDRSGSNMEDRSGSNMEDRSGSNMEDRSGSNMEDRSGSNMEDRSGSNMEDRSGSNMEDMSGSNMEDRSGSNMEDRSGSNMEDRSGSNMEDMSGSNREDMSIQQRE from the exons ATGTCAGGGGGTAACAGGGGGGACAGGTCAGGGAGTAACAGAGAGGACATGTCagggggtaacaggagggacag gTCAGGGGGTAACAGGGGGGACAGGTCAGGGAGTAACAGAGAGGACATGTCagggggtaacaggagggacaggTCAGGGGGTAACAGGGGGGACAG GTCAGGGAGTAACAGAGAGGACATGTCagggggtaacaggagggacag gTCAGGGGGTAACAGGGGGGACAGGTCAGGGAGTAACAGAGAGGACAT GTCAGGGGGTAACAGGGAGGACATGTCAGGGGGTAACAGGGGGGACAGGTCAGGGAGTAACAGAGAGGACAT GTCAGGGAGTAACAGAGAGGACATGTCAGGGGTTAACAGGAGGGACAGGTCAGGGGGTAACAGGGGGGACAG GTCAGGGGGTAACAGGGGGGACAGGTCAGGGAGTAACA TGTCAGGGAGTAACAGAGAGGACAGGTTAGGGAGTAACATGGAGGACAGATCAGGGAGTAACATGGAGGGCAG gtcagggagtaacatggaggacaggtcagggagtaacatggaggacaggtcagggagtaacatggaggacag gtcagggagtaacatggaggacaggtcagggagtaacatggaggacaggtcagggagtaacatggaggacaggtcaGGGAGTAACATGGAGGACATGTCAGGgagtaacatggaggacaggtcagggagtaacatggaggacaggtcagggagtaacatggaggacaggtcagggagtaacatggaggacaggtcagggagtaacatggaggacaggtcagggagtaacatggaggacaggtcagggagtaacatggaggacaggtcagggagtaacatggaggacaggtcagggagtaacatggaggacag gtcagggagtaacatggaggacaggtcagggagtaacatggaggacaggtcagggagtaacatggaggacaggtcagggagtaacatggaggacag GTCAGGgagtaacatggaggacaggtcagggagtaacatggaggacaggtcagggagtaacatggaggacaggtcagggagtaacatggaggacaggtcaGGGAGTAACATGGAGGACATGTCAGGgagtaacatggaggacaggtcagggagtaacatggaggacaggtcagggagtaacatggaggacag gtcaGGGAGTAACATGGAGGACATGTCAGGGAGTAACAGGGAGGACATGTCAATACAACAGCGTGAATAA
- the LOC127914297 gene encoding uncharacterized protein LOC127914297 isoform X15, protein MSGGNRGDRSGSNREDMSGGNRRDRSGGNRGDRSGSNREDMSGGNRRDRSGGNRGDRSGSNREDMSGGNRRDRSGGNRGDRSGSNREDMSGGNREDMSGGNRGDRSGSNREDMSGSNREDMSGVNRRDRSGGNRGDRSGGNRGDRSGSNMSGSNREDRLGSNMEDRSGSNMEGRSGSNMEDMSGSNMEDRSGSNMEDRSGSNMEDRSGSNMEDRSGSNMEDRSGSNMEDRSGSNMEDRSGSNMEDRSGSNMEDRSGSNMEDRSGSNMEDRSGSNMEDRSGSNMEDRSGSNMEDRSGSNMEDRSGSNMEDRSGSNMEDRSGSNMEDRSGSNMEDRSGSNMEDMSGSNMEDRSGSNMEDRSGSNMEDRSGSNMEDMSGSNREDMSIQQRE, encoded by the exons ATGTCAGGGGGTAACAGGGGGGACAGGTCAGGGAGTAACAGAGAGGACATGTCagggggtaacaggagggacag gTCAGGGGGTAACAGGGGGGACAGGTCAGGGAGTAACAGAGAGGACATGTCagggggtaacaggagggacaggTCAGGGGGTAACAGGGGGGACAG GTCAGGGAGTAACAGAGAGGACATGTCagggggtaacaggagggacag gTCAGGGGGTAACAGGGGGGACAGGTCAGGGAGTAACAGAGAGGACAT GTCAGGGGGTAACAGGGAGGACATGTCAGGGGGTAACAGGGGGGACAGGTCAGGGAGTAACAGAGAGGACAT GTCAGGGAGTAACAGAGAGGACATGTCAGGGGTTAACAGGAGGGACAGGTCAGGGGGTAACAGGGGGGACAG GTCAGGGGGTAACAGGGGGGACAGGTCAGGGAGTAACA TGTCAGGGAGTAACAGAGAGGACAGGTTAGGGAGTAACATGGAGGACAGATCAGGGAGTAACATGGAGGGCAGGTCAGGGAGTAACATGGAGGACAT gtcagggagtaacatggaggacaggtcagggagtaacatggaggacaggtcagggagtaacatggaggacag gtcagggagtaacatggaggacaggtcagggagtaacatggaggacaggtcagggagtaacatggaggacaggtcagggagtaacatggaggacaggtcagggagtaacatggaggacaggtcagggagtaacatggaggacaggtcagggagtaacatggaggacaggtcagggagtaacatggaggacag gtcagggagtaacatggaggacaggtcagggagtaacatggaggacaggtcagggagtaacatggaggacaggtcagggagtaacatggaggacag GTCAGGgagtaacatggaggacaggtcagggagtaacatggaggacaggtcagggagtaacatggaggacaggtcagggagtaacatggaggacaggtcaGGGAGTAACATGGAGGACATGTCAGGgagtaacatggaggacaggtcagggagtaacatggaggacaggtcagggagtaacatggaggacag gtcaGGGAGTAACATGGAGGACATGTCAGGGAGTAACAGGGAGGACATGTCAATACAACAGCGTGAATAA
- the LOC127914297 gene encoding uncharacterized protein LOC127914297 isoform X8, whose amino-acid sequence MSGGNRGDRSGSNREDMSGGNRRDRSGGNRGDRSGSNREDMSGGNRRDRSGGNRGDRSGSNREDMSGGNRRDRSGGNRGDRSGSNREDMSGGNREDMSGGNRGDRSGSNREDMSGSNREDMSGVNRRDRSGGNRGDRSGGNRGDRSGSNMSGSNREDRLGSNMEDRSGSNMEGRSGSNMEDMSGSNMEDRSGSNMEDRSGSNMEDRSGSNMEDMSGSNMEDRSGSNMEDRSGSNMEDRSGSNMEDRSGSNMEDRSGSNMEDRSGSNMEDRSGSNMEDRSGSNMEDRSGSNMEDRSGSNMEDRSGSNMEDRSGSNMEDRSGSNMEDRSGSNMEDRSGSNMEDRSGSNMEDRSGSNMEDMSGSNMEDRSGSNMEDRSGSNMEDRSGSNMEDMSGSNREDMSIQQRE is encoded by the exons ATGTCAGGGGGTAACAGGGGGGACAGGTCAGGGAGTAACAGAGAGGACATGTCagggggtaacaggagggacag gTCAGGGGGTAACAGGGGGGACAGGTCAGGGAGTAACAGAGAGGACATGTCagggggtaacaggagggacaggTCAGGGGGTAACAGGGGGGACAG GTCAGGGAGTAACAGAGAGGACATGTCagggggtaacaggagggacag gTCAGGGGGTAACAGGGGGGACAGGTCAGGGAGTAACAGAGAGGACAT GTCAGGGGGTAACAGGGAGGACATGTCAGGGGGTAACAGGGGGGACAGGTCAGGGAGTAACAGAGAGGACAT GTCAGGGAGTAACAGAGAGGACATGTCAGGGGTTAACAGGAGGGACAGGTCAGGGGGTAACAGGGGGGACAG GTCAGGGGGTAACAGGGGGGACAGGTCAGGGAGTAACA TGTCAGGGAGTAACAGAGAGGACAGGTTAGGGAGTAACATGGAGGACAGATCAGGGAGTAACATGGAGGGCAGGTCAGGGAGTAACATGGAGGACAT gtcagggagtaacatggaggacaggtcagggagtaacatggaggacaggtcagggagtaacatggaggacaggtcaGGGAGTAACATGGAGGACATGTCAGGgagtaacatggaggacaggtcagggagtaacatggaggacaggtcagggagtaacatggaggacaggtcagggagtaacatggaggacaggtcagggagtaacatggaggacaggtcagggagtaacatggaggacaggtcagggagtaacatggaggacaggtcagggagtaacatggaggacaggtcagggagtaacatggaggacag gtcagggagtaacatggaggacaggtcagggagtaacatggaggacaggtcagggagtaacatggaggacaggtcagggagtaacatggaggacag GTCAGGgagtaacatggaggacaggtcagggagtaacatggaggacaggtcagggagtaacatggaggacaggtcagggagtaacatggaggacaggtcaGGGAGTAACATGGAGGACATGTCAGGgagtaacatggaggacaggtcagggagtaacatggaggacaggtcagggagtaacatggaggacag gtcaGGGAGTAACATGGAGGACATGTCAGGGAGTAACAGGGAGGACATGTCAATACAACAGCGTGAATAA
- the LOC127914297 gene encoding uncharacterized protein LOC127914297 isoform X6: protein MSGGNRGDRSGSNREDMSGGNRRDRSGGNRGDRSGSNREDMSGGNRRDRSGGNRGDRSGSNREDMSGGNRRDRSGGNRGDRSGSNREDMSGGNREDMSGGNRGDRSGSNREDMSGSNREDMSGVNRRDRSGGNRGDRSGGNRGDRSGSNMSGSNREDRLGSNMEDRSGSNMEGRSGSNMEDMSGSNMEDRSGSNMEDRSGSNMEDRSGSNMEDRSGSNMEDMSGSNMEDRSGSNMEDRSGSNMEDRSGSNMEDRSGSNMEDRSGSNMEDRSGSNMEDRSGSNMEDRSGSNMEDRSGSNMEDRSGSNMEDRSGSNMEDRSGSNMEDRSGSNMEDRSGSNMEDRSGSNMEDRSGSNMEDRSGSNMEDMSGSNMEDRSGSNMEDRSGSNMEDRSGSNMEDMSGSNREDMSIQQRE from the exons ATGTCAGGGGGTAACAGGGGGGACAGGTCAGGGAGTAACAGAGAGGACATGTCagggggtaacaggagggacag gTCAGGGGGTAACAGGGGGGACAGGTCAGGGAGTAACAGAGAGGACATGTCagggggtaacaggagggacaggTCAGGGGGTAACAGGGGGGACAG GTCAGGGAGTAACAGAGAGGACATGTCagggggtaacaggagggacag gTCAGGGGGTAACAGGGGGGACAGGTCAGGGAGTAACAGAGAGGACAT GTCAGGGGGTAACAGGGAGGACATGTCAGGGGGTAACAGGGGGGACAGGTCAGGGAGTAACAGAGAGGACAT GTCAGGGAGTAACAGAGAGGACATGTCAGGGGTTAACAGGAGGGACAGGTCAGGGGGTAACAGGGGGGACAG GTCAGGGGGTAACAGGGGGGACAGGTCAGGGAGTAACA TGTCAGGGAGTAACAGAGAGGACAGGTTAGGGAGTAACATGGAGGACAGATCAGGGAGTAACATGGAGGGCAGGTCAGGGAGTAACATGGAGGACAT gtcagggagtaacatggaggacaggtcagggagtaacatggaggacaggtcagggagtaacatggaggacaggtcagggagtaacatggaggacaggtcaGGGAGTAACATGGAGGACATGTCAGGgagtaacatggaggacaggtcagggagtaacatggaggacaggtcagggagtaacatggaggacaggtcagggagtaacatggaggacaggtcagggagtaacatggaggacaggtcagggagtaacatggaggacaggtcagggagtaacatggaggacaggtcagggagtaacatggaggacaggtcagggagtaacatggaggacag gtcagggagtaacatggaggacaggtcagggagtaacatggaggacaggtcagggagtaacatggaggacaggtcagggagtaacatggaggacag GTCAGGgagtaacatggaggacaggtcagggagtaacatggaggacaggtcagggagtaacatggaggacaggtcagggagtaacatggaggacaggtcaGGGAGTAACATGGAGGACATGTCAGGgagtaacatggaggacaggtcagggagtaacatggaggacaggtcagggagtaacatggaggacag gtcaGGGAGTAACATGGAGGACATGTCAGGGAGTAACAGGGAGGACATGTCAATACAACAGCGTGAATAA
- the LOC127914297 gene encoding uncharacterized protein LOC127914297 isoform X14, translated as MSGGNRGDRSGSNREDMSGGNRRDRSGGNRGDRSGSNREDMSGGNRRDRSGGNRGDRSGSNREDMSGGNRRDRSGGNRGDRSGSNREDMSGGNREDMSGGNRGDRSGSNREDMSGSNREDMSGVNRRDRSGGNRGDRSGGNRGDRSGSNMSGSNREDRLGSNMEDRSGSNMEGRSGSNMEDMSGSNREDMSGSNMEDMSGSNMEDRSGSNMEDRSGSNMEDRSGSNMEDRSGSNMEDRSGSNMEDRSGSNMEDRSGSNMEDRSGSNMEDRSGSNMEDRSGSNMEDRSGSNMEDRSGSNMEDRSGSNMEDRSGSNMEDRSGSNMEDRSGSNMEDRSGSNMEDMSGSNMEDRSGSNMEDRSGSNMEDRSGSNMEDMSGSNREDMSIQQRE; from the exons ATGTCAGGGGGTAACAGGGGGGACAGGTCAGGGAGTAACAGAGAGGACATGTCagggggtaacaggagggacag gTCAGGGGGTAACAGGGGGGACAGGTCAGGGAGTAACAGAGAGGACATGTCagggggtaacaggagggacaggTCAGGGGGTAACAGGGGGGACAG GTCAGGGAGTAACAGAGAGGACATGTCagggggtaacaggagggacag gTCAGGGGGTAACAGGGGGGACAGGTCAGGGAGTAACAGAGAGGACAT GTCAGGGGGTAACAGGGAGGACATGTCAGGGGGTAACAGGGGGGACAGGTCAGGGAGTAACAGAGAGGACAT GTCAGGGAGTAACAGAGAGGACATGTCAGGGGTTAACAGGAGGGACAGGTCAGGGGGTAACAGGGGGGACAG GTCAGGGGGTAACAGGGGGGACAGGTCAGGGAGTAACA TGTCAGGGAGTAACAGAGAGGACAGGTTAGGGAGTAACATGGAGGACAGATCAGGGAGTAACATGGAGGGCAGGTCAGGGAGTAACATGGAGGACAT GTCAGGGAGTAACAGGGAGGACAT gtcaGGGAGTAACATGGAGGACATGTCAGGgagtaacatggaggacaggtcagggagtaacatggaggacaggtcagggagtaacatggaggacaggtcagggagtaacatggaggacaggtcagggagtaacatggaggacaggtcagggagtaacatggaggacaggtcagggagtaacatggaggacaggtcagggagtaacatggaggacaggtcagggagtaacatggaggacag gtcagggagtaacatggaggacaggtcagggagtaacatggaggacaggtcagggagtaacatggaggacaggtcagggagtaacatggaggacag GTCAGGgagtaacatggaggacaggtcagggagtaacatggaggacaggtcagggagtaacatggaggacaggtcagggagtaacatggaggacaggtcaGGGAGTAACATGGAGGACATGTCAGGgagtaacatggaggacaggtcagggagtaacatggaggacaggtcagggagtaacatggaggacag gtcaGGGAGTAACATGGAGGACATGTCAGGGAGTAACAGGGAGGACATGTCAATACAACAGCGTGAATAA